Genomic segment of Arthrobacter antioxidans:
GAGGCGCCGAAGGAGTGGGTAGAGCGTGTTCGCGTCGACCTGGAGGTCCAGGGCGTCGAGCGAGCCGAGGAGTGCGTACCCGTAGTCGGGGGTGCGCAGCCGGGTGAGGCATGCCAGGACCACCGTCCCGCGCCGCAGTTCCTGCAGGTGCCCGGCAACCAGGCCCTCATTGATGTCCATGCCGACACCATAGTGTGCGACACACAGTGCAGGAAGAGGCGACGGTCCGGTGGTCCGACGATCACCCGGCGTGGGTGAGACCCGCGGGTGCCATACTGTCGGCCATGGATCTCGACCAATGGTGGAACAGCGTCACGCCGCACACCCGGGAGTGGCTGATCGCCCACAACGGGGAGGCACTCACTCCCGAGGTGGTCGCCGACATCGGTAGCGCCGGCGGCCTGGTGGCCTCGGAGTCGTGGTGGATGGGCGGGCGTGGCCCCGACGGCATCTTCCTCTCGGACGCGGCGACGGACTGGATCGAGGAGCGCGCCAACCAGGAGTAGCCCCGGGGTGCGCCACACCGCGCGGACGGCGTTCACCACGCGTCCCGCCCGTCGTCGCACTGCCCTGTCGCGGTGGGGCGGACCTGCGAGCCGCCGCCCTCGGACTCCAGGAATCAGGGGACGCGCCTGATCGTCTCCCATGACCAGTTCGAGACGAGTTCGGTCACCCCGAGTTCCCGCAGTCGTCGGTTCCCGAGCTGGGTGTCATCGAATCGGGCACCGCCGCACCACGCACCCACTCGGGGCGCGCGGCCGGCGATGCGGGTGAGCCGGTGCACCACGTCGGTCACCTCGGAGGTCACCGTCGCGGGCGTGATCTCGTCCGCCAGTCGATGGGTGAGCGTGTGGAAGCCCAGTGCGTGCTTGCGAGCCAGCTCGATCAGTTCGTCGTCGGTCAGGGTGCCGGCACGGTCGTCCGCGACCTCGAGGGCGATGGGCAGGATCAGGACGCGGAGTCCGAGCCTCTCGCAGATCGGGACGACCATCTCCGCCGCATCCCTGTACCCGTCGAACAGGAGGACGCCCACCTGCGGGTGGGTCTCCTCGTTCGTACGGCCTTCCAGGAGATCCCGGACCCGTGCCAGCCCGGTCAACCGTCTGTCGGCGATCTCGAGGTGTTCCGGTGAGACATCGTGGAAGTTCAGCGTCAGTCGCGGGATCGCCGAGAGCTCTTCACGGGACCACCCTGCACCTCCACTCTCGAGCAGGAGCTCGCCGAGGACGCTCTGCAGGACGTAGGCCTCGTACGTGAACGGGGCGGGTCGTCGCAGTGCTGCCGGGAGTGGGCCGAGGGTGTCCGGGATCAAGGTGGACGGGTCGGCTCCCGCCGCTACGGCGGCATCGTCGAGCAGGACCACGGGGACTCCCCCGGGTCGCTCACCCTGATCGAGGATGTACGTCTCGAGCTCATCGGCACCCTGTTCGCCCGTCATCGCGAGCGTCGCGTCCGTCGTGGATGCGGGGGCACTAACGCTCACCGAGGACGAGTCGGGCGGTATGCCGGCCGGGTTCCCGGTACAGCGGCAGCAGCCCGGTCGCGACGGCGTCGACAGCGTCGCGCTCCAGCCAGGCGGGCCCGCCGAGCCGCTCCTGGGCCTCGGCCGTCAGGATCACCTCTCGCCATCCGTCGCCCTCGGGCCGGCCGCCCACGCGCGCCAGATCGTCCCGACCGGCGTCGACCAGTCTCTGCACCCCCGCCTCGCCGATCCGACCATAGGCGACCGTCTCCACCTCGGTCCCGGGCACGACGACCTTGACCGCCCGCGCCCCGCCGTCGTCGGTCGATCCGGGTGGCGTCAGGTCGGCGACGAGGATCCCGAGACCGTGTTCGGCCATGACCGCCAGCGGATCGGCGGTCGCGCTGGTCGGCAGATCGCCGAACCGGACGGCGGACCGGCGGGAGAACACCGTCGCGGCCAGGCGCGTTCGCACGGCGGTGTCCTGCTCCCCGTCCGCGGTCAGCCAGGCCACGGTCGCGTCGAGGACGCGCGGTTCCTCGGCGCCGGGATCGACGATCGTCAGCGCGTCGTCCAGATAGTCCTGCGGTGCGATACGTCGGACCGCTGCCAGGGGTCCGTGCATGAACGCCTTGCGGGCCCGGGCCGAAGCGAACTCGAGCACGGCCTTGCGCAGTGCCACGTCCCGGTCGGGATGCGCCGCCTCCCCGCAGGCCGTGGCGACGACGAGATCGTCGCCCGGGGCGTGGCCGACGACGTAGAGGTTCGGCACCCCGCGCTCGATCGAGCCGACCTTCACCATCACGTCCACTCCGGCTCCGCGGAGGGCGTCGAGCGCCCGGCGGGTCTCGGCGTCCCCGTCGTCGGGGCCCAGCTCGACGACGGCGCCCCGGTCGAGCGCCCGGAAGTTGAGACCGTTGCCGTCCCGCTGGAGGATCTCGAGGACGCCGTGGATGACGGCGTGCCGCAGGTTCGTCCCCGCGCCCATCCCGTTCGCCACAGGCATCAGGAGCCGCCCGACCATGTCACGATCCTTCAGCTCCGACGGGCTGCTCGCGACGAGATCGACCGGAACGAGCACGGACTCCCCGTCGAGGTCGAGGCCCGGTACGCCTTTCCGGCCGGCGCTGTCCGCGCCCTGGGTTGCGAGGGCACGACGCATGGGCAGCCAGGTGAGAACCATGTCGTCGTGATAGGGAGAGCCCGCCGGCAGACCCAGGGTGCGCGGGTCGGCGACTCCCGCTGCGCCGCGTCGACGTCGGAGTTCGTTGTACGACGCCGTCGTCCGCTCGAGGCGCGCGAACGCCAGGAGCGAGAATGCGTTCTCGACCGTCTCGCCGAGGGCGCCGACGCGTGCCTGCGCTGCTGACGGGCCGTACCCGACGCCGCCCAGAGCCGCACCCGAGTCCCGCCACCACGTCGCCCACGTCGGGACGCCGGTCCGGTCGAGGCCGTCGATGGCGAACTGCGCGCGTAACCCCGGTAGCGCGGCTTCGTAGGCTTCCGCGGCAGCCGCAAGCACCCCGTCCGCCGGCAGCGACGTCCCGCGTCCATGCATCATGCCCCCAGTAGAGCACACGACCTCCCGATCCCATCCGGGCCGATTCCGGCCCCGGTCGCTGCTCTCCTCGGCGGACGGTCGCTGCGCCGAACAGTCTGCCCGGGCCCCGCCCGAGTGTCGGTGCAGCGTTGTATGTTGTGATCACCCTCACTCGGAAGGCATGACGATGACCATTTCCAGACGGCAGATCCTTGGCGGAGCAGGTTTCCTCGCGGCGGCGGCAGCGCTGAACGGATGCGCGGGGTTCTCGGGCGGCACGAACACCGGTGGCGGTGACAGCGGGGAGAACACCCTGACGTTCACGACCTGGGGCAGCCCTGCCGAGGAGGAGGGTTTCCGCCGCGGGATCGAGGCCTTCAAAGCAGCCAACTCCGGTGTGGATGTGCAACTCGATCTCGTGCCGTACGAACAGATCTTCCAGAACATCGACGCCCAGTTGCAGGCGGGGACGGCGCCGGATCTCTTCCGCGTCGACTACGGCACCATCGGCGCCTACAGCAGTCAGGACCAGCTCCTGGACCTCAGCAGCTATTTCGATACGGCTGCCGGCGAGGAATTCCTGCCCGCCATGTGGCAGGCCGTCCAGTTCGACGGCAGACCGTACGGCGTTCCGCACCAGACCGACACCTCGGCCCTCGTGTACCGCACCGATCTCTTCGAGCAGGCCGGGATCACCGGTGTCCCCGACAGCCTCGACTCCGCGTGGACGTGGGAGGAGTTCCGGCAGGTCGCGGAGCAGCTCCGCGGCTCGCTCCCCGACGATCTCTACCCCTTCGTCTACAACTGGCAGCTCGGGGGTTCCACCCGCTGGCTGAGCTGGCTCTTCCAGGCCGGGGGCCGGCTCTTCAACGACGATCTCACCGGCTCGGCCATCCAGTCCGACGCCGGGACGAAGGCCCTGGCCTTCACCCAGGGCTTCTTCACCGACAACCTCGTACCTCCCAGCAGCTCCGTGAAATCCTCCACCTACGCGGACACCGCCTTCTCCGCCGGGACCACCGCCATGGCCTTCGTGGGCAACTTCGTGCTCCCGAGCCTGGATGAGGCCATCACCGACTTCGAGTGGAGCGCCACCTACCTGCCCCGTGACGAGCGTGGCGCCTGCGACCTGGGCGGCAACGCCCTCGTGGCCACGAAGAACGCCCGGAACCCCGAGCTGGCAGCGGAGTTCCTGAGATTCATGACCCAGCCGGACCAGATGTCGGACTTCTGTGCTCGCGCCATGGAACTGCCGACCCTGAACAGCCTTGTCGGTACAGAACTCGATTACCAGACGCGGCCGGACATCGCGGGCATCTTCGTGGAACAGGCGACCACCCTGGAGCCCTCCGACGTGGAGCAGCTCACCTCCCCCGCCATGGCGGCCATCAATCCCACACTGCGCGACCAGCTCGAGGCTGCCTTCACCCAGGGCCAGCCGGTCGAGGAGACCCTGGCGAACATCGCAGCAGCCGTGGATGAGGCAGCAGGCTGATGTCGGCCGGAACCTCGGCCCGCGAGGGGTCCACCGGCGACACCCAGGGGCTGTCCCCTCCGGTGGCCACCTCCGCGGCGAGGCCGGGCCATGGTACGGTTCGGCGGCGCACCCTCGCCTCCTACGGCTTCCTCGGGCCCAATCTCGTGCTGCTCGGGGTCTTCCTCTTCCTGCCCCTGGGCTGGGCCTTCCTGATCAGCTTCCAGGAGTCCAGTGGCTTCGGAGCGAGCGGGTGGGTGGGGCTGCAGAACTACCAGCGGCTCGTCACCGATCCCACCTTCTGGCAGTCGGCGCTCAACACCGCAGTCTTCACTGTGATCACGGTGCCCTTGAGCCTCGCCCTCGGACTCGCCCTGGCCGTCCTCATGAACTCCGTCCTTCCGGGACGCAGGCTCTTCCGCACCCTCATCTACCTGCCCATGGTCATCTCGGGGGTCGCCACCGCGCTCATGGGGGTACTGCTCTTCGACGAGGCGACGGGCATCATCAACAAGCTGCTACGCGAGGGCGGGCTGGCGACCATCCCCTGGCAGTCGCAAGGTTCTGCGGCGTTCGCCTCGATCGTCCTGGTGACACTGTGGATCCGAGTCGGGTTCAACATGGTCATCTACCTCGCCGGGTTGCAGAGCATCTCCCCGGAGCTCTACGAAGCGGCGAAACTGGAGGGCGCCAGTTCCTGGCAGCAGTTCCGCTACCTCACGGTGCCGCTCGTCGGCCCGTCCACCTTCTTCCTGCTGATCATGGACGTCATCTACTCCTTCCAGGTCTTCGACACCATCTTCGTCATGACCGGGGGAGGTCCCGGCCGGTCGACGTCGGTGCTCGTCACCTACGCCTACGAGAACGGCTTCGTCACCCGCGATCAGAGCTACGCGGCGGCCATCGGCATCGTCATCTTCCTGCTCACCCTCGCTTTCACGGCCCTCCAGTGGCGAGGCAACCGCACCCGCGACACCACCGGATAGCTCGGCTCGACCCGGCCGGCACCGGTCGGCAGGTTCGATCGACCACGACAGCCCACGACAGCCCACGAGGACAGGATTCCCATGGCGCACCCACTCTCCCCCAGGGGCGGCAACCAGGCGACGCGCCCCGTCGGTCCCACCAGCGGGCCCGACGGCTTCGTCCCGCGCGTCAAGCGGGTCTCGCCCGCGCAGCGTGCCTCCGCCGCGGCCCGCCTGGTGACCGCCGTCATCGTCGGCCTGATCATGATGTTCCCGCTGTACTGGATGGTCACCCTCGCCTTCTCCCCGAACACCGATGTCTTCAGCCGCGAGCTGCGCATCTGGCCCTCCGAGTGGTCGCTCGAGAATTTCCGCACCATTTTCAGCCGCTTCCCGACGGCCACCTGGTTCGGCAACTCCGTGGTCATCACCGTGATCGTCACGGCCCTCACCGTGACCGTGAACCTGCTGGCCGGCTACGCCTTCGCGAAGCTCGACTTCCGAGGCAAGGGTGCGATCTTCCTGCTGGTGCTGAGCACGATGATGGTTCCCGTCCAGGTCCTGATGGTGGCGCAGTTCCGTCTCGTCACGGAACTCGGGATCTACGGCACGTTCTGGGCGGTCATCCTCCCGTCGTCCGCCTCCGCGTTCGGAATCTTCCTCGCCCGCCAGTTCATCATCGCCATTCCCGACGAACTCATCGAGGCAGCCAAGGTCGACGGCGCGGGCACCATCCGGATCTTCCTGCAGATCGTCCTGCCGCTGTGCAAACCACTGATCGCCGTACTCGTGCTCCTCACCGTGATGTACCAGTGGAACGACTTCGCCTGGCCGCTCATCGCACTCAAGGACAGCCAACTCTTCACCCTTCCGATCGGCCTGCTGTATCTGAGAGGGCAATACGGAGCCGACTACGGCGCCATCATGGCCCTGGCCCTTGTGTCCATCACGCCGATCGTCCTCATGTTCCTCGCCTTCCAGAAATACTTCGTGCAGGGCCTGGCGCGCAGCGGCATCCGGTAGCGGGCGCAGGAGTAGCCCCGCGCCGCGCCGGCCCACCGTAGCGCGCGCTACCGCAGGATCAGGAGCACGGCCAGCAGGAGCATGACGGCGGCGATCAGCGCATCGAGGACGCGCCAGGCCCACGGGCGGGCGAAGACGGGGGCGAGGAAGCGCGCACCCACGCCGAGCGCCGAGAACCACAGGATGCTGCCGAGGGCGGCGCCGGCGCCGAACCACCACCGGCCCGGCGTGCCGTGCGTGTTCGCGAGTGATCCCAGCAGCAGCACGGTGTCCAGGTACACGTGGGGATTGAGCCAGGTCAGGGCGAGGCAGGTCCCGAGCGCGGCACGCCAGGACAGCGTGGCGGGTCCGCCGTCGACGTCGAGACGCTCCCCCCGGAGCGCCCGCCGCGCCGCGAGGACCGCGTACCCCGCGAGGAAGGCCGCCCCGGCCCACCGCACCACCTCCAGGAGCACGGGGGCCCGCTCGATCGCAGCTCCCAACCCGCCGACGCCGAGCGCGATCAGGAGGAGGTCCGAGACGGCGCACACCGTCACGACCAGCGCCACGTGGGACCGTCGCAGGCCCTGGCGCAGCACGAAGGCGTTCTGCGAGCCGATGGCGACGATCAGGGTCAGGCCGGCGGCGAGGCCGGTGGCGGCGGTGGAGATCACGCACCCCAAGCTAGGCGTGGCATCGATGGTTAGACAAACTAATTCTACTTCAGCGTGATAAGAGTTGCTTATGAAGTCCGTCGATCCGGGACAGGCCGAGGCTCTTGCGGCGATCATCGACCAGGGGAGTTTCGAGGCAGCGGCCTCCGCGCTGTCCGTCTCGCCCTCGGCGATCAGCCAGCGGATCCGGGCGCTCGAGGTGGCCGTGGGGCGCCCCGTCGTCACCCGTACACGCCCCCTCCGCCCCACCGACGCGGGAGAGGCGGTCATCCGCTTCGCCCGCCGGCTCGAACTGCTGTCGGCGGACCTCGCCACCGAGCTCGACTCCGCCCGGGACGGCCCCCGTCGACGGATCACGATCGTGGTCAACGGCGACTCGCTGCACACGTGGGTCCTGCCGGCCCTCGCCCAGGTCGCCGGCACCCTGCAACTGGAGATCCTGCGCGAGGACGAGGACTACTCCCTCGAGCTGCTGCGCGACGGCACCGCCTCGGCGGCCATCACCTCCGTGGCCTCTCCCGTACAGGGGTGCTCCTCGCGGCCGCTCGGCATCATGCGCTACGTGCCGGTCTGTTCCCGGGACTTCCGGGACACCTGGTTCGCCGACGGGGCGACGCCCGAACGGCTCTCCCTCGCACCCGTGGTCCTCTTCGATCGGAAGGACGACCTCCAGGACCAGTACCTGCGTTCACGCACCCGCCGTGCCGTCGACCCGCCGCGCCACTACCTGCCCGCGGCGCAGGAGTTCGCCGACGCGGTCCGCCTCGGCATGGGCTGGGGCCTCGTATCCGAAGCGGAGTTGCGGTCCGACCCGCGGGACCTGGTCCGCCTCGACCCGGGAGGCCACGTGGACGTGCCGCTGTACTGGCAGCAGTGGCGCCACGGTTCCACGGCCCTGGCCGCCGTCAGCGATGCGGTACTGCGGTCCGCGGCGCTCCTTCTCCGCCCACCCGTGCGGAGGAGCCGACCACGGGGGTGACGCCCTGCACCGGGCGCCGTGACGCCACGGCTCGACGGTGCTCCCGCTCGTTCACGAAGGCGTCGGTGGGGGTTGCTACT
This window contains:
- a CDS encoding PadR family transcriptional regulator; this translates as MDINEGLVAGHLQELRRGTVVLACLTRLRTPDYGYALLGSLDALDLQVDANTLYPLLRRLEKQGLLTSEWNTAESRPRKFYRTSPAGDDLAATLTADWDRLTASLHRLAEGELP
- a CDS encoding polysaccharide deacetylase family protein encodes the protein MSVSAPASTTDATLAMTGEQGADELETYILDQGERPGGVPVVLLDDAAVAAGADPSTLIPDTLGPLPAALRRPAPFTYEAYVLQSVLGELLLESGGAGWSREELSAIPRLTLNFHDVSPEHLEIADRRLTGLARVRDLLEGRTNEETHPQVGVLLFDGYRDAAEMVVPICERLGLRVLILPIALEVADDRAGTLTDDELIELARKHALGFHTLTHRLADEITPATVTSEVTDVVHRLTRIAGRAPRVGAWCGGARFDDTQLGNRRLRELGVTELVSNWSWETIRRVP
- a CDS encoding YcaO-like family protein, with product MMHGRGTSLPADGVLAAAAEAYEAALPGLRAQFAIDGLDRTGVPTWATWWRDSGAALGGVGYGPSAAQARVGALGETVENAFSLLAFARLERTTASYNELRRRRGAAGVADPRTLGLPAGSPYHDDMVLTWLPMRRALATQGADSAGRKGVPGLDLDGESVLVPVDLVASSPSELKDRDMVGRLLMPVANGMGAGTNLRHAVIHGVLEILQRDGNGLNFRALDRGAVVELGPDDGDAETRRALDALRGAGVDVMVKVGSIERGVPNLYVVGHAPGDDLVVATACGEAAHPDRDVALRKAVLEFASARARKAFMHGPLAAVRRIAPQDYLDDALTIVDPGAEEPRVLDATVAWLTADGEQDTAVRTRLAATVFSRRSAVRFGDLPTSATADPLAVMAEHGLGILVADLTPPGSTDDGGARAVKVVVPGTEVETVAYGRIGEAGVQRLVDAGRDDLARVGGRPEGDGWREVILTAEAQERLGGPAWLERDAVDAVATGLLPLYREPGRHTARLVLGER
- a CDS encoding ABC transporter substrate-binding protein, producing MTISRRQILGGAGFLAAAAALNGCAGFSGGTNTGGGDSGENTLTFTTWGSPAEEEGFRRGIEAFKAANSGVDVQLDLVPYEQIFQNIDAQLQAGTAPDLFRVDYGTIGAYSSQDQLLDLSSYFDTAAGEEFLPAMWQAVQFDGRPYGVPHQTDTSALVYRTDLFEQAGITGVPDSLDSAWTWEEFRQVAEQLRGSLPDDLYPFVYNWQLGGSTRWLSWLFQAGGRLFNDDLTGSAIQSDAGTKALAFTQGFFTDNLVPPSSSVKSSTYADTAFSAGTTAMAFVGNFVLPSLDEAITDFEWSATYLPRDERGACDLGGNALVATKNARNPELAAEFLRFMTQPDQMSDFCARAMELPTLNSLVGTELDYQTRPDIAGIFVEQATTLEPSDVEQLTSPAMAAINPTLRDQLEAAFTQGQPVEETLANIAAAVDEAAG
- a CDS encoding carbohydrate ABC transporter permease, whose protein sequence is MSAGTSAREGSTGDTQGLSPPVATSAARPGHGTVRRRTLASYGFLGPNLVLLGVFLFLPLGWAFLISFQESSGFGASGWVGLQNYQRLVTDPTFWQSALNTAVFTVITVPLSLALGLALAVLMNSVLPGRRLFRTLIYLPMVISGVATALMGVLLFDEATGIINKLLREGGLATIPWQSQGSAAFASIVLVTLWIRVGFNMVIYLAGLQSISPELYEAAKLEGASSWQQFRYLTVPLVGPSTFFLLIMDVIYSFQVFDTIFVMTGGGPGRSTSVLVTYAYENGFVTRDQSYAAAIGIVIFLLTLAFTALQWRGNRTRDTTG
- a CDS encoding carbohydrate ABC transporter permease, with amino-acid sequence MAHPLSPRGGNQATRPVGPTSGPDGFVPRVKRVSPAQRASAAARLVTAVIVGLIMMFPLYWMVTLAFSPNTDVFSRELRIWPSEWSLENFRTIFSRFPTATWFGNSVVITVIVTALTVTVNLLAGYAFAKLDFRGKGAIFLLVLSTMMVPVQVLMVAQFRLVTELGIYGTFWAVILPSSASAFGIFLARQFIIAIPDELIEAAKVDGAGTIRIFLQIVLPLCKPLIAVLVLLTVMYQWNDFAWPLIALKDSQLFTLPIGLLYLRGQYGADYGAIMALALVSITPIVLMFLAFQKYFVQGLARSGIR
- a CDS encoding LysE/ArgO family amino acid transporter, whose product is MISTAATGLAAGLTLIVAIGSQNAFVLRQGLRRSHVALVVTVCAVSDLLLIALGVGGLGAAIERAPVLLEVVRWAGAAFLAGYAVLAARRALRGERLDVDGGPATLSWRAALGTCLALTWLNPHVYLDTVLLLGSLANTHGTPGRWWFGAGAALGSILWFSALGVGARFLAPVFARPWAWRVLDALIAAVMLLLAVLLILR
- a CDS encoding LysR family transcriptional regulator ArgP — encoded protein: MKSVDPGQAEALAAIIDQGSFEAAASALSVSPSAISQRIRALEVAVGRPVVTRTRPLRPTDAGEAVIRFARRLELLSADLATELDSARDGPRRRITIVVNGDSLHTWVLPALAQVAGTLQLEILREDEDYSLELLRDGTASAAITSVASPVQGCSSRPLGIMRYVPVCSRDFRDTWFADGATPERLSLAPVVLFDRKDDLQDQYLRSRTRRAVDPPRHYLPAAQEFADAVRLGMGWGLVSEAELRSDPRDLVRLDPGGHVDVPLYWQQWRHGSTALAAVSDAVLRSAALLLRPPVRRSRPRG